The following coding sequences are from one Candidatus Methylomirabilota bacterium window:
- a CDS encoding UPF0182 family protein, with protein sequence MRTSRGTLLVIALVALFLLLEAVPFYTDWLWFQEVGYEGVFLGVVGLRGALFLVVGLVSFAFLGANLRAAAYARPPDVFWELEEPLGLPSRVILEPLLRRALVPVTVALAVIFGLSASSEWQTLLAFRNAQPFGIADPIFNRDIGFYVFRLPLWRYGLDWVFLLGGVTLLTTALLYFLGRVLVLTARGPVITARARVHLLALAALLLFAKAVDFYLDRFELLYSHRGAVFGATYTDVHATLPALSVLAALAALCGIAALVQILRRGARPVFAGLVVLALGWLVGVWAYPALVQRLRVAPNALVAESPFIAHHIRLTRQAFGLDRIEEREFPVRESLEPADLARNAPTLRNIRLWDHGPALATFAQLQEIRTYYRFVDVDNDRYLIDREYRQVMLSARELSYQNLPRDPQGRDTDRQWINEHLQYTHGYGAVVGPVNRVTSEGLPELFIRDIPPASSVSLRVTRPEIYYGEIANDYVFVRTRSQEIDYPAGDENVYTTYQGRGGVPVGSFWRRLLLSLRFASYRILLSDEITPESRAMYYRQVGERVRRIAPFLRFDADPYLVIRDDGTLVWIVDAYTATDRFPYSERVTGFGNYVRNSVKAVVDAYHGTVTFYLADERDPLVRAYARAFPGLFRPLGEMPADLRAHVRYPAGLFTIQARMYATYHMQDPRVFYNKEDLWSIPRRQESGRERDMEPYYTIMRLPGEAREEFVLLTLFTPLRRDNMIAWLGARADGEHYGRLTAFLFPKQRLVYGPRQIAARIDQDPVISQQLTLWNQRGSAVIRGSLLAIPIEESLIYVEPMYLGAEKGSIPELKRVFVAYGNQIAMEDSLDASLQAIFGRRPAAVIARAPDAPPTPPGAAGLDAVVGRAWEAWTRAQESLRRGDWTAYGEAQKRLEEALRTLRDRSQPGQPGR encoded by the coding sequence GTGAGGACCTCGCGCGGCACGCTCCTCGTGATCGCGCTGGTCGCCCTCTTCCTGCTCCTCGAGGCCGTACCGTTCTACACGGACTGGCTCTGGTTCCAGGAGGTGGGCTACGAGGGCGTGTTCCTCGGGGTGGTGGGCCTCCGGGGGGCGCTCTTCCTGGTGGTGGGCCTCGTGAGCTTCGCCTTCCTGGGAGCGAATCTGCGCGCGGCCGCCTACGCGCGTCCCCCCGACGTCTTCTGGGAGCTCGAGGAGCCGCTCGGGCTGCCGAGCCGCGTCATCCTGGAGCCGCTGCTCCGGCGAGCGCTGGTGCCCGTCACCGTCGCGCTCGCCGTGATCTTCGGCCTGTCGGCGAGCAGCGAGTGGCAGACGCTCCTGGCCTTCCGCAACGCCCAGCCCTTCGGCATCGCGGACCCCATCTTCAACCGGGACATCGGCTTTTACGTCTTTCGCCTGCCTCTGTGGCGCTACGGGCTCGACTGGGTGTTCCTGCTCGGCGGCGTCACGCTCTTGACCACCGCATTGCTCTACTTCCTGGGCCGCGTCCTCGTTCTGACCGCCCGCGGCCCGGTGATCACGGCTCGCGCGCGCGTGCACCTCCTGGCGCTGGCCGCGCTCCTGCTCTTCGCCAAGGCCGTCGACTTCTACCTCGACCGGTTCGAGCTCCTCTATTCCCACCGCGGGGCGGTCTTCGGAGCGACGTACACCGACGTCCACGCGACCCTGCCCGCGCTGTCGGTCCTGGCGGCGCTGGCCGCGCTGTGCGGGATCGCGGCGCTGGTCCAGATCCTGCGCCGAGGGGCGCGTCCCGTATTCGCGGGGCTGGTGGTGCTGGCGCTCGGCTGGCTGGTCGGGGTCTGGGCCTATCCGGCGCTGGTGCAGCGCCTGCGGGTCGCGCCGAACGCGCTGGTGGCCGAGAGCCCGTTCATCGCCCACCACATCCGGCTCACCCGACAGGCCTTCGGGCTGGACCGGATCGAGGAGCGCGAGTTCCCGGTCCGGGAATCGCTCGAGCCGGCCGACCTGGCCCGGAACGCGCCGACCTTGCGGAACATCCGCCTGTGGGACCACGGGCCGGCCCTGGCGACCTTCGCCCAGCTCCAGGAGATCCGGACCTACTACCGCTTCGTCGACGTGGACAACGACCGCTACCTGATCGACCGCGAGTACCGGCAAGTCATGCTCTCCGCGCGGGAGCTCTCCTACCAGAACCTGCCCCGGGACCCCCAGGGGCGCGACACGGATCGCCAGTGGATCAACGAGCACCTCCAGTACACGCACGGCTACGGGGCCGTGGTGGGGCCGGTCAACCGCGTGACTTCGGAAGGACTCCCCGAGCTGTTCATCCGGGACATCCCGCCCGCGTCCTCCGTCTCGCTGCGCGTCACCCGCCCGGAGATCTATTACGGCGAGATCGCCAACGACTACGTCTTCGTGCGCACGCGGTCGCAGGAGATCGACTACCCGGCGGGCGACGAGAACGTGTACACCACCTACCAGGGCCGGGGGGGCGTGCCGGTGGGAAGCTTCTGGCGGCGGCTCCTGCTGTCGCTGCGGTTCGCGTCGTACCGGATCCTGCTGAGCGACGAGATCACCCCCGAGAGCCGGGCGATGTACTACCGGCAGGTCGGCGAGCGCGTCCGGCGCATCGCGCCGTTCCTGCGCTTCGACGCCGACCCCTACCTGGTGATCCGTGACGACGGGACCCTCGTCTGGATCGTCGACGCCTACACGGCCACCGACCGCTTCCCCTATTCGGAGCGGGTGACCGGCTTCGGCAACTACGTGCGGAACTCGGTGAAGGCCGTGGTGGACGCCTACCACGGAACGGTGACCTTCTACCTCGCGGACGAGCGCGACCCGCTGGTCCGCGCCTATGCCCGGGCGTTTCCCGGTCTGTTCCGACCGCTCGGCGAGATGCCGGCCGACCTCCGCGCCCACGTCCGCTACCCGGCCGGCCTGTTCACCATTCAGGCCCGCATGTACGCGACCTACCACATGCAGGACCCGCGGGTCTTTTACAACAAGGAAGACCTGTGGTCGATCCCGCGCCGCCAGGAGAGCGGGCGCGAGCGCGACATGGAGCCCTACTACACGATCATGCGGCTGCCGGGCGAGGCCCGCGAGGAGTTCGTCCTCCTGACGCTCTTCACCCCGCTCCGCCGGGACAACATGATCGCCTGGCTGGGCGCGCGGGCGGACGGCGAGCACTACGGGCGCCTGACGGCCTTCCTCTTTCCCAAGCAGCGGCTCGTCTACGGGCCGCGGCAGATCGCCGCCCGGATCGACCAGGACCCCGTGATCTCGCAGCAGCTCACGTTGTGGAACCAGCGGGGCTCGGCCGTGATCCGCGGCAGTCTCCTGGCCATTCCCATCGAGGAGTCGCTCATCTACGTCGAGCCCATGTACCTGGGGGCCGAGAAAGGCTCCATCCCCGAGCTCAAGCGGGTGTTCGTCGCCTACGGGAACCAGATCGCCATGGAGGACTCGCTGGACGCCTCGCTCCAGGCGATCTTCGGGCGCCGGCCCGCGGCGGTGATCGCGCGAGCCCCCGACGCGCCGCCGACACCGCCCGGCGCCGCCGGGCTCGACGCCGTCGTCGGGCGGGCCTGGGAGGCGTGGACGCGCGCCCAGGAGTCGCTCCGGCGCGGCGACTGGACCGCCTATGGGGAGGCCCAGAAGCGGCTCGAAGAGGCACTCCGGACGCTGCGCGACCGGAGCCAGCCGGGCCAGCCGGGCCGATGA
- a CDS encoding glycosyltransferase family 2 protein — MIIPAYDEEPNVEACYREVVEVLEPLGRSFEIIFVDDGSTDGTFAALAALATADPRVRVLRFRRNAGQTAALAAGFRAARGDLVATLDADLQNDPRDIPTLLAALGPYDAVCGWRVERRDPWTKRLASRVANAVRRRVTHDGIHDTGCMLKVFRRTAVTRLPLYRGMHRFLPALLQAEGFRVAEVPVRHRPRRAGRSKYGNWTRLWAGLADLWAVRWMVRRRLSYEIAEERGGSPAGPGSRPAGAEVPLASRARAIPAPGERP, encoded by the coding sequence GTGATCATCCCGGCGTACGACGAGGAGCCGAACGTCGAGGCCTGCTACCGCGAGGTCGTGGAGGTCCTGGAGCCGTTGGGCCGGTCCTTCGAGATCATCTTCGTCGACGACGGCTCCACCGACGGGACCTTCGCGGCCCTGGCCGCCCTGGCCACGGCCGATCCCCGGGTGCGGGTCCTCCGCTTCCGCCGAAACGCGGGCCAGACGGCTGCGCTCGCCGCCGGCTTCCGGGCGGCGCGCGGCGACCTCGTGGCGACCCTGGACGCCGACCTCCAGAACGACCCCCGCGACATCCCGACACTCCTGGCCGCCCTGGGTCCGTACGACGCCGTCTGTGGCTGGCGCGTGGAGCGGCGAGACCCGTGGACGAAGCGCCTGGCATCCCGGGTGGCGAACGCCGTGCGCCGACGCGTGACCCACGACGGCATCCACGATACCGGCTGCATGCTGAAGGTCTTCCGACGGACGGCGGTCACCCGGCTTCCGCTCTACCGCGGCATGCATCGTTTCCTGCCGGCACTTCTCCAGGCGGAGGGGTTCCGGGTGGCCGAGGTACCGGTGCGCCACCGGCCGCGGCGCGCCGGCCGGTCCAAGTACGGGAACTGGACCCGTCTGTGGGCCGGGCTCGCCGACCTGTGGGCCGTGCGGTGGATGGTGCGGCGGCGCCTCTCCTACGAGATCGCCGAGGAGCGGGGGGGATCACCAGCCGGGCCGGGGAGCCGTCCGGCCGGCGCCGAGGTCCCGCTCGCGTCCCGGGCTCGAGCGATCCCGGCGCCTGGAGAGCGACCGTGA